AGAGAAAGTAAAAGGGAAAGGTGCTACCTTTCCTGTGAGCAGTTCCCAAAGCACAATGGCAAAGCTAAAGACATCGGCTTTGTGATCATATGGTCTATGTTCAATAACCTTCCATATGTCAAGGGAATCACAAGTTTAATCATAATCAATACAGTAAGCAGTAGAAGACAAGAAATATCagtttttttagttgttttacaTAACCAAATAAAGCCTCCATGAATAAAACCAGAATTCCTACCATTGTATTTTATTGGATATTGTTACATTTTGCTTTTGCAAAGCGCATAGGCAACCAAAAGCAGTACTGAAACCATGTTAGCATTAAGTATTgtttatcagaaaaaaaaaaaaaaaaaaaaaaaaccgtcATTCTCATTCCAACCTGTCTAGATTCATCTTATTACATCAAAAACTGCTGCCTATCGTGTCCTTAAACAGCCCCATCCATGCCTGTAAGttatacatttaataaatttaaagtgaTCAACCCTATATGTCAATACTCATAGATATACACAGACCTCTGGAGCCATCCACCGATAAGTTCCTGTTTCTGCAGTCATTATGCCAGACTGATTGTGCACTCTAGCCACACCAAAATCAGCAACCTTAACTACCTGTcggaaaagattttaaaaataaaacacaacagCATAAATCCCCCCAAGCCATAAGATCAAGTATAGCTAAACTTTGTAAAGTGATAAAACACATTTAGCttagaaaaatgatgaaaacacAACTGTTATTACCCCACTACAAGTTGAGAGCATTTACAAAGAAGTAATAAGTCAAGCCAATAGAGTCAGAAGAAAACGTTATAGTGTAAACTAACCCCATTCTCATCTATCAAAAGATTAGCCGCTTTAAGGTCACGATGTATGATATTATTCTGATGCAAATATTTCATTCCTTCGGAAACATCAATGGCCACTTTGAGTAAAGATGGAAGAGCAAGGGCTGTCTTCTGTTTATGCAAAAAGTCGAACATACTTCCACCAGGCATGTATTCTGTGAAAAAAAATGTGCATTGAAATTGACAGTATCTTTTTCCCATTACATTGACCCCTTAATCAATAAGAGAAGTAACAAGAACCAGTTTTACCTGTGACCAGGTACAGGTTTGGGGGTTTTGTACAAGCGCCAACaaatttaacaacatttttgtgCTGAATTTTGCTGcaagaattaaatttataaaagtcatGTATTAACAACAATCTTCATGAAATATTAGTGAAACTCGAAGAAAAGGTTCGGTGGCAGGGGAGATGAGTGGAAGTTGATGATAAAGCGAACCTTAGGATATACACTTCCTGAGCAAACTCCCTTtgtatattttcattcaaattctCGTGCTTTAAAACCTTGATAGCTACATCTTGATTGCAGAATGAACCTTTATACCTGTTTCAACTAATCGGTTACTCAAATTTACTGATCCACTAACAAGTTAAGAAGAAGGATTGATAATACTGACAAATCACTCAAAGGTCCAGatgcaattttcttttcatatctCAGACGCCCGGCATCAATTCTCCAGATAAAGTTCATCCCGATTTGCTCTTGCTTTGCAGTAGTACTAGTAGGAAGACTTCCATTTTCTTTCAATTGATGTTGCTTCCGGAATTTTTCCaccaaaaataataacttataaatgGTTCTCTATTATATAAGTGGAAATGCAAGCAAAACTTATTTTGTTAAGCTAAATATTGGTCAAGAACAGTAAAAGTTCTACCGCTTGTGTATGGGTATTTCTCAATTCAACCAGTTAACTTCTATTCAAAGTTAACTAGGGAAATTGAATATTGTGACTGGCAGTAAAACTGTTACCATAgctatatatgaaattttgggCACAACTgatcatttttcttaaaaagcaaaagaattttttttcatacatataAGTAAATACGCAACCATCAGTGACATATAGAGGATCTACCTGGagtttctgaattttctttgctagttcatgttttaatttcttcgtctcctataaatttcaaaaatggaCACTTGTTGATTTtcctataaataaaattcaatgagCTATTGTACTTCAATCTGCAAAATAATGGGGAAATACCTCTATTGGCCAACcaccaacaacaaaaacatcCAACGAATAGCCGTCTGTTGTCGAAAAAGCATGTGCTTCTAGAATGTCCAACCCAGTCTCAGAAAGTAAGGAAGTCAACTGTAGTTCAACACAAAAGCTTAAAACTATAGAAACATTGATTTCTGTAAAATTTAACTAAAGAAATGCAAACTGAGGCTGCATATTAGCACATCTCTAGCTTTCTggttgtaaaaaatatatacgaTATCCGCACTGCAATTTACATTGCTCAAATTGCGTCAAGTCAGNCACTTAGATTAATAACANCNGCATTCTGGTATCCATAAGTTCAGTCCTCACTAATTACACAGCAAGATCAATACTTTTCTGTAGCTATCAGTGTAGTGGGAAAAAGATTTTATTGATGTTGTTATCAATAGATGTATAAAACAATGAGATCAATAAAACCAAAACTAGAGACTGTGACCCATTAGCATTATGCGTGGGATTGAGTCAGAACGAAATTTAGTCCCATCATTCCTTTCCCAATCAAACATTATTATAGTATTAGGGTtgttaaagcaaagaaaaaatacaTAGGAAATATTGTAGAAGAATTTCTTAAAAGTAGAAAACGGTAAGGGGCTAAAAGCATAGGCTTTTCTCGTTAGCTAGAAAACATTTGCACAACAATAAGAAGATTAATTAATTACCTGACTCAGAAGTTTTGGCTTGTCATTTGTTGAAATTGTGATTTCATGCATTGGCCTACCGTAAGTGATAGTAAGAAACTCTTCAAATGATCATTACATACATTATATATTGCAttcaaaagaaaggaaatttaaacaaataagcAGTACATTTACCGAGAATAATGTGTATAAAAACTCAAATAGTTATCCCTGTCTCGGACTGGTAAGAACTGGGTGTTATGTTCCACATTAGATGACGAACCGAAGGCAGGTGGAGGATGGAAGCTGAGAAAGCATGAACAACAAAAACTTTATCATACAA
This DNA window, taken from Vigna radiata var. radiata cultivar VC1973A chromosome 5, Vradiata_ver6, whole genome shotgun sequence, encodes the following:
- the LOC106761427 gene encoding serine/threonine-protein kinase STY46 gives rise to the protein MGDTESCNSGILNSGWNHRCPKQRQKVGVYNEVLCRLKELNVPEAVVPGFEDDLWAHFYRLPARYALDMNVERAEEVLMHKRLLDIAGGPTTAIGPAIEVRLVQVRSASASAGGSSKSLLLNSQSKVCPEDSGIPGSMSFHPPPAFGSSSNVEHNTQFLPVRDRDNYLSFYTHYSRPMHEITISTNDKPKLLSQLTSLLSETGLDILEAHAFSTTDGYSLDVFVVGGWPIEETKKLKHELAKKIQKLQQHQLKENGSLPTSTTAKQEQIGMNFIWRIDAGRLRYEKKIASGPLSDLYKGSFCNQDVAIKVLKHENLNENIQREFAQEVYILSKIQHKNVVKFVGACTKPPNLYLVTEYMPGGSMFDFLHKQKTALALPSLLKVAIDVSEGMKYLHQNNIIHRDLKAANLLIDENGVVKVADFGVARVHNQSGIMTAETGTYRWMAPEVIEHRPYDHKADVFSFAIVLWELLTGKLPYEHLSPLQAAVGVIQKGLRPKIPSHTHSKLVELLHWCWHHDSSLRPNFSEILEFLLRVTKTVSVGGFLTNFVLHSKEKSKPLHHYFFLNRLLGNVKARECMKIVFTKLTVCTHRHL